GGACTCCTTCGCTGAACTGGGTGATCCGCAGATAGCCAAGGGTGTGACTGCCGCTGCGTAAGCGCCGTGTGCGCACCGGTCTCAGATCCACGCTGCGGCGTTCCAGGGTCAGCTCGTTTGTTTCTCCGCTGCCGTTGTCCAGCGTCAGCACCACCTGCGATCCCACGTCTCCCCGCAGCGCTGCCACGGTTCCCTCAAGTCCAAGATCCACAACGGCCCGGCCATCAACAGACAGCAGTTGAGTCCCACTGGTGATCTCCGCCTCGCCGGCGGGTGAGCCCTCGAGGGCCGAAATCACTACAACTCCATTGCTGCTTTCATCCGGCCCCAGTTGCAAGCCCACACCGCTGAGGCTTCCGTTGGTGCTGTCCTTCAGCGCCGTGTAGTCCTCTGGACGAAGCAGCCGGGTGTAGGGGTCGCCCAACTGAGCCAGCATCGATTCGATGGCTGAATAGGCATCGTCACTGCTCTCGATGCTGCGTTCCATGGCCTTCTGCCGTTGACGCCTCCAACGCACCGCATCGAGTTGCTCTGGGTTCCAAAAACCCTGGTTCACAAGCCGCCAGCTGTCCACCACGAGCTGTTGTGTGTCGCTAAGTGCAACGGCTGTGCAGGCGCTGCCCAGCACCAAAAAGCAGCAAAGAGCAGCTGCGATCAGTTGGCGGAGCATTCGATACCCCTTGCGCCGCAGCCAGTCTGAAAGATCGTTAACAGTTGGATACATCGCGGTGGGTTCGCCTCAGTGGCAGAAGCGTGCTCAGTAGACTTTCGCAACTCGAGCCCGCTTGTGCATGGCGAACTCATCACCGGTTTACGACTGGTTCCAGGAACGTCTGGAAATCCAGGA
The Synechococcus sp. MU1617 genome window above contains:
- the ctpZ gene encoding carboxyl-terminal processing protease CtpZ, with the protein product MYPTVNDLSDWLRRKGYRMLRQLIAAALCCFLVLGSACTAVALSDTQQLVVDSWRLVNQGFWNPEQLDAVRWRRQRQKAMERSIESSDDAYSAIESMLAQLGDPYTRLLRPEDYTALKDSTNGSLSGVGLQLGPDESSNGVVVISALEGSPAGEAEITSGTQLLSVDGRAVVDLGLEGTVAALRGDVGSQVVLTLDNGSGETNELTLERRSVDLRPVRTRRLRSGSHTLGYLRITQFSEGVPEQVKEALTELQNKDIEGLVLDLRNNSGGLVSAGLAVADNFLSGGPIVETRNREGINDTIQASLQTVYDGPMVTLVNGGTASASEILAGALQDNERATLLGGQTFGKGLIQTLTNLSDGSGLAVTVAGYVTPSGRDIQGEGIAPDRGLSDPEPLNPGGDGDRWLSEAEQWMEALLEQPADDTEA